Within Vicinamibacteria bacterium, the genomic segment TTCCTCAGCGGTCTCGTGCTCAATCGAGCGGCCGAGCTTCGAATGGATCCGGAAATCATCGACAGGGCCTGGTGTCGTCCCGGCGCGCGCGTCCTGCCCGTCTGGAGATCCAAGCATTTCGTCGTGGCGAGTGAATCGCCGAGGATCGTGTTCGTGGAATCACACCGGGTCGAAGCGCACCGCGAGACGAGGATTCTGCTGGGGAAGGGTGAGGCAGGAGTCTTCTTCGCCGTGGACCTCTCCACGGTCGAGCACCCGCTCGAGGAGTTGGCCCTCGATGCCGGACATTCGGTGATGAGCTTGCGCGAAGCGGCGCCCCTTCTGCCGCGTGAAGAAGGGGCACTCCTGGCTTATGCGAGCGCCATGACGAACTGGCACCGCCGCCACCATTTCTGCGGGACGTGTGGCTCCCCGGCGACTTCCTCCGAGGGAGGTCACGTGCGCAACTGCAGCAACTCGGCCTGTCGTCAGATTCATTTTCCCCGCACCGATCCGGCCGTCATCATGCTC encodes:
- the nudC gene encoding NAD(+) diphosphatase translates to FLSGLVLNRAAELRMDPEIIDRAWCRPGARVLPVWRSKHFVVASESPRIVFVESHRVEAHRETRILLGKGEAGVFFAVDLSTVEHPLEELALDAGHSVMSLREAAPLLPREEGALLAYASAMTNWHRRHHFCGTCGSPATSSEGGHVRNCSNSACRQIHFPRTDPAVIMLVTDGERCLLGRQSAWPERVYSTLAGFVEPGESLEEAVMREVREETGIDVAEVRYHSSQPWPFPSSIMLGFVARARTLEVKLGDAELQDARWFGREELLERRGVQLPSPISIARRLIEDWLAGEL